The DNA segment TGTTCAGCATGCTGGTGCTGGCACTGCATACGGCCTATCTGATCGCGATCTTCACGCTCGACAGTCAGACCCAGATGTTCATCGCCCTGGCGGCCTATGCGACCTACATCATCAACGCCGGTCAGTTCCTGATCAAGCTGCGCATGGCCCGGCTCGAAGGTCAGCGCAAGGATAGCGCCCGGGACGGCGCACTCGCCGGAGCCGCCGAATGAGCGCGCCCGAGATTCGCTGCGAGCAGGGACAGCGTCAGGTCTTCTGCGGTCTGTCCGGTATCGTCTGGCTGCATCGCAAGATCCAGGATGCCTTCTTCCTGGTCGTCGGTTCGCGCACCTGCGCCCATCTGCTGCAATCGGCGGCGGGTGTGATGATCTTCGCCGAGCCGCGTTTCGCGACCGCGATCCTCCAGGAACGCGATCTGGCCGGTCTGGCCGACTGCAATCGGGAACTCGACCGCGTGGCCGCCGAGGTGCTGGAGCGTCGTCCCGACATCAAGACCCTGTTCCTGGTCGGCTCCTGTCCGTCCGAGGTCATCAAGCTCGATCTGGGCAAGGCCGCCGAGCGGCTGTCCGAGGTCTATCGCGGCCGGGTGCGGGTGCTCGACTATTCGGCCAGCGGTTTGGAAACGGCCTTCACTCAGGGCGAAGATGCGTGCTTGCAGGCGCTGCTGCCCGAGCTGCCGACCCGTCCGGCGGGTGAGCGTTCGCTGCTGATCGTCGGCACCCTGCCCGATGTGGTCGAGGATCAGTTCAAGCGGCTGTTCGACGAGCTGGGCATCGGCCCGGTCGAATTCCTGCCGCCGCGTCATGCAACCGAGTATCCGTCGGTCGGCAACGGCACCCTGATGCTGCCGGCTCAGCCCTTCGTCGGTGAGACGGCGCGCGCGCTCCAGAAGCGCGGCGCGACTCTGATCACCGCGCCCTATCCGTTCGGCATCGAGGGCACGCGCGCCTGGCTCAAGGCCGCGACCGACGCTTGGGGTATCCCCGCCGAGCGGCTGGACGCGGTCACGGCTCCCGCCATCGCCCGCGCCGAGAAGGGTCTGGCCCGTCAGCGCGAACTGCTGGCCGGCAAGCGCATCAGCTTCCTGCCCGACTCGCAGTTGGAGATCCCGATGGCGCGCTTCCTCCAGCGCGAATGCGGCATGGAGCTGGTCGAGGTGGACACGCCCTTCCTGGATCGTCAGCTCATGGAGGCCGAGCTGCCGCTGCTGCCGTCGGATCTGCATCTGACCGAGGGGCAGGACGTGGACCGGCAGCTCGACCGCGTGCGCGCGGCACGGCCGGATCTCACCGTCTGCGGTCTGGGTCTGGCCAATCCGCTGGAGGCCGAGGGCCTGCGCACCAAGTGGTCGATCGAGCTGGTGTTCACGCCGGTCCATGGCTTCGATCAAGCGGCCGATCTGGCCGAGCTGTTCGCGCGCCCCCTGGTGCGCGGCGCCTTGCTGAAGGTTTGACGACATGCAGTTGACACTCTGGTCCTATGAAGGGCCTCCTCATGTGGGCGCCATGCGCATCGCCGCCTCGATGAAGGGTGTGCACCTGATCCTGCATGCCCCGCAGGGCGACACCTATGCCGATCTGCTGTTCACCATGATCGAGCGCCGTGCCTCGCGTCCGCCCGTGAGCTATACCAGCTTCCAGGCGCGCGATCTGGGACGCGACACCGCCGAGCTGTTCAAGACCACGGTCGAGGCCGCCTATGAGCGCTTCAAGCCGGAGCTGATCCTGATCGGCGAGTCCTGCACCGCCGAGCTGATCCAGGATCAGCCGGGTGCGCTGGCCCAGGGCATGGGGCTGCCGGTGCCCGTGCTGCCGCTGGAGCTGCCGGCCTATACGCGCAAAGAGAACTGGGGCGCGAACGAGACCTTCTATCAGATGGTCCGTGGCCTGCTCAAGAGCCGCGTTCCGGCGCCCGGCGCCGAGCGTGAGCTACGTGCTCAGGGCGCGCGGCCCAAGGCCAATCTGCTCGGTCCGACCGCGCTCGGCTATCGCTGCCGTGACGATATTCTGGAAGTGACGCGCCTGCTCGACTCGATCGGCATCGACGTCAATCTGGTCGCCCCGCTCGGCGCCTCGCCCGCCGATTTGCTGCGCATCCCCGAGGCCGACTTCAACGTCTGTCTCTATCCCGAGGTCGCGGATCAGGCCTGCGACTGGCTGCGTCGCAGCTTCGGTCAGCCGGTGGTCAGGACCGTCCCGATCGGCATCGGCGCCACCCGCGAGTTCCTTCAGGAAGCCGCGCGCACCGCCGGCATCGAAGTCGACACGACGCGCGAGCCAATCTCGTCTAGAATGCCCTGGTACTCGCGGTCCGTCGACTCGACCTATCTGACGGGCAAGCGGGTCTTCATCTTCGGCGATGCGACGCACGCGGTTGCGGCGGCGCGGATTGCGACCGAAGAGCTCGGTTTCACGGTCGTGGGCCTGGGCACCTATGCCCGCGAGTTCGCTCGCGAGGTCCGCGAGGCGGCCAAGCGCTACGGCGTCGAGCCGCTGATCACGGACGACTACCTCGAGGTGGAGGCCAAGGTCGCCGAACTGCACCCGGAGCTGGTGCTCGGCACGCAGATGGAGCGTCACATCGCCAAGCGTTTGGGGGTTCCCTGCGCGGTGATCTCGGCGCCGGTGCACATCCAGGACTTCCCGTCCCGATATGCGCCGCAGATGGGCTTCGAGGGCGCCAACGTCATCTTCGACACCTGGGTCCACCCGCTGATGATGGGACTCGAGGAACACCTCGTAACCATGTTCCGGGAGGATTTCGAGTTTCACGATGGCGCGACACCCTCGCACCTGGGGCCGACGACCGCGCGCATGAGCCAGACGCCGGACAGTCCGCCGGAGTCGACGGAAACGACCGTCGTCGCCGCCGGAGCCATGGTGTGGGCACCGGAAGCCGAGCAGGAACTGAAAAAGATCCCGTTCTTCGTGCGCGGCAAAGCCAAGCGCAACACCGAGCGTTTCGCCGAAGAATGTGGGATCCGGACCATCACTGTGGAGACGCTCTACGATGCCAAAGCGCACTTCGGCCGCTGATCAGACCCGCTCCAACGCGACACCGGTTCGCGTCGTCATCATCAATCTCGATGGCCATCTGGCGGGAACGACGCAGCGCGCGCTCCCCCAGGTTCAGCGCGATCTGCCGGGTTTGCAGCTCAGGCTGCACGCGGCCACCGAGTGGGCGGACGATCCGGCCGCACTCGAACGCTGCAAGCAGGACATCGCCGAGGGTGACATCATCATGGTCACCATGCTGGTCATGGAAGAGCACTTCAAGCCGATCCTGCCGGCGCTCGCCGCCCGGCGCGAGGCGTGCGACGCCATGATCGTCTGCATGTCGGCCTCGGAACTGATGAAGCTGACCCGCATGGGCGGCTTCAGCATGGACGGCTCCTCCAGCGGCGGTCCCATGGCCCTGCTCAAGAAGCTGCGCGGCAACAAGGAGCGCCGGCAGAGCGCCGGCGCCCAGCAGATGTCGATGCTGCGTCGCATCCCCAAGCTGTTGCGCTTCATCCCCGGCACCGCGCAGGACATGCGCGCCTACTTCCTGACCCTCCAGTACTGGTTGGCCGGTTCCGACGAGAACCTGGGCAACATGATCCGCTTCCTGGTCGACCGCTACGCCGGCGGCGAGCGCGCCCATCTGCGCGGTTCGCTCAAGGTCGCCTCTCCGGTCGAGTATCCCGAGGTCGGTCTCTATCATCCGCGCATGAAGGGCCGCATCTCCGACAAGCTCGCGCAGTTGCCCGGCATCCAGGACGCCAAGAAAGGCCGCGTCGGTCTGCTCCTGATGCGTTCCTATGTGCTCGCCAGCAACACCGGCCATTACGACGGCGTGATCCAGGCGCTCGAAGCGCGCGGTCTGCATGTGGTTCCGGCCTTCGCCAGCGGTCTGGACGCACGTCCGGCGATCGAGAAATTCTTCATGCAGGACGGCATCGCGACTGTCGATACTTTGGTCTCGCTGACC comes from the Allochromatium tepidum genome and includes:
- a CDS encoding ferredoxin:protochlorophyllide reductase (ATP-dependent) subunit N; amino-acid sequence: MSAPEIRCEQGQRQVFCGLSGIVWLHRKIQDAFFLVVGSRTCAHLLQSAAGVMIFAEPRFATAILQERDLAGLADCNRELDRVAAEVLERRPDIKTLFLVGSCPSEVIKLDLGKAAERLSEVYRGRVRVLDYSASGLETAFTQGEDACLQALLPELPTRPAGERSLLIVGTLPDVVEDQFKRLFDELGIGPVEFLPPRHATEYPSVGNGTLMLPAQPFVGETARALQKRGATLITAPYPFGIEGTRAWLKAATDAWGIPAERLDAVTAPAIARAEKGLARQRELLAGKRISFLPDSQLEIPMARFLQRECGMELVEVDTPFLDRQLMEAELPLLPSDLHLTEGQDVDRQLDRVRAARPDLTVCGLGLANPLEAEGLRTKWSIELVFTPVHGFDQAADLAELFARPLVRGALLKV
- the bchB gene encoding ferredoxin:protochlorophyllide reductase (ATP-dependent) subunit B, which gives rise to MQLTLWSYEGPPHVGAMRIAASMKGVHLILHAPQGDTYADLLFTMIERRASRPPVSYTSFQARDLGRDTAELFKTTVEAAYERFKPELILIGESCTAELIQDQPGALAQGMGLPVPVLPLELPAYTRKENWGANETFYQMVRGLLKSRVPAPGAERELRAQGARPKANLLGPTALGYRCRDDILEVTRLLDSIGIDVNLVAPLGASPADLLRIPEADFNVCLYPEVADQACDWLRRSFGQPVVRTVPIGIGATREFLQEAARTAGIEVDTTREPISSRMPWYSRSVDSTYLTGKRVFIFGDATHAVAAARIATEELGFTVVGLGTYAREFAREVREAAKRYGVEPLITDDYLEVEAKVAELHPELVLGTQMERHIAKRLGVPCAVISAPVHIQDFPSRYAPQMGFEGANVIFDTWVHPLMMGLEEHLVTMFREDFEFHDGATPSHLGPTTARMSQTPDSPPESTETTVVAAGAMVWAPEAEQELKKIPFFVRGKAKRNTERFAEECGIRTITVETLYDAKAHFGR